In the genome of Pseudomonas sp. P5_109, one region contains:
- a CDS encoding YheU family protein — protein MLIPHDQLQVDTLTRLIEDFVTRDGTDNGDDTPLETRVLRVRQALTKGQALIVFDPESEQCQLMLKHDVPKHLFD, from the coding sequence ATGCTGATTCCCCACGACCAACTTCAAGTCGACACCCTCACCCGCCTGATCGAGGACTTCGTGACCCGCGACGGTACGGACAATGGTGACGACACGCCACTGGAAACCCGCGTTCTGCGCGTGCGCCAGGCATTGACCAAGGGACAGGCGCTGATTGTCTTCGACCCGGAAAGCGAGCAATGCCAACTGATGCTCAAGCACGACGTGCCCAAGCACCTGTTTGACTGA
- a CDS encoding DUF1552 domain-containing protein has product MGILKSRRRFLAGLAATSIFGPLTQFGLARMALAGQSEQARLKVVFAVIPDGLAVDSYNGDGFGDGRGLWHPTAQGMDTTAFTLNEVSSELAAYRNQSLYLRGIILGPGNEGHNGWNWVLRDSEKSQSSIDVLLGQALPGTEPSHRSLFAGPHAGIDGTPWFVSFQGSAIRTPYRDPMLMAESLFKSPAQARGALQPGAGALLEASLVDIQELRVKLSAGERQKLDTHLDSVEQVIKDLEETRPPVGACEPVTLEPLDYRSAVHRTRIQADHHKVVATALGCGITRVATLQIGRSAESLNIVDVTSTKNPHECAHRYAGVEPWSGTRKWYVKQIKLFMDELARYQDPHVPSDNLLQHTLVILTSEMADGAPEHMVDMPMLLMGGASGLLKSGDGSGRYFNVTSQADRKHHAGNPVIGKNFVDMQRIWATVAKAAGTSVPYEGNIDPLSGIFTNV; this is encoded by the coding sequence ATGGGCATTTTGAAAAGTCGTCGACGCTTTCTTGCGGGTCTGGCTGCGACGAGTATTTTTGGTCCGTTGACCCAATTCGGATTAGCGCGAATGGCACTGGCGGGGCAATCCGAGCAAGCCAGGTTGAAGGTCGTGTTTGCGGTGATCCCCGATGGACTGGCGGTGGACTCCTACAATGGCGATGGTTTTGGTGATGGGCGCGGATTGTGGCATCCCACTGCACAGGGGATGGATACCACTGCCTTTACGCTGAATGAAGTCAGTTCAGAGCTGGCCGCCTATCGCAACCAGTCGTTGTACCTGCGCGGGATTATTCTGGGGCCGGGGAACGAGGGTCATAATGGCTGGAACTGGGTATTGCGTGATAGCGAAAAGAGTCAATCGTCTATTGACGTGTTGCTGGGGCAAGCGTTGCCGGGCACTGAGCCGTCCCACCGAAGTCTGTTTGCCGGCCCCCACGCCGGAATCGATGGAACGCCCTGGTTTGTGTCGTTTCAGGGAAGTGCGATTCGTACCCCCTACCGTGACCCCATGTTGATGGCTGAATCGTTGTTCAAGTCGCCCGCTCAGGCTCGGGGCGCACTACAGCCTGGGGCCGGTGCGCTGCTGGAGGCATCCCTGGTGGATATCCAGGAGCTCAGAGTCAAGCTTTCTGCCGGAGAGCGGCAAAAGCTTGATACCCATCTCGACTCGGTGGAGCAGGTCATCAAGGACCTGGAGGAAACACGGCCGCCCGTGGGGGCATGTGAGCCTGTGACGCTCGAGCCCCTGGATTACCGATCGGCAGTGCACCGTACCCGCATCCAGGCTGATCATCACAAAGTGGTGGCCACCGCCCTGGGTTGCGGGATAACCCGGGTCGCCACCCTTCAGATCGGGCGCTCGGCGGAGTCGCTCAATATCGTTGATGTCACTTCCACCAAGAATCCCCATGAGTGTGCACATCGTTACGCCGGGGTGGAGCCCTGGAGTGGAACACGGAAATGGTACGTCAAGCAGATCAAACTGTTTATGGATGAACTGGCCAGGTACCAGGACCCGCACGTGCCCAGCGACAATCTGCTCCAACATACACTCGTCATTCTCACCAGCGAAATGGCCGATGGAGCCCCTGAGCACATGGTCGATATGCCGATGTTATTAATGGGAGGCGCGAGCGGATTATTAAAAAGCGGGGACGGTTCAGGACGGTACTTCAACGTTACGTCGCAAGCCGATCGTAAGCACCACGCGGGGAATCCGGTGATCGGCAAGAATTTCGTCGACATGCAGCGTATTTGGGCAACAGTAGCCAAGGCCGCCGGAACCAGCGTGCCTTATGAAGGCAATATCGATCCCCTCAGCGGAATATTCACTAACGTATGA
- a CDS encoding YnfA family protein, producing MLNYLWFFLAALFEIAGCFAFWMWLRQGKSMWWVLPALLSLTLFALLLTRIEANYAGRAYAAYGGIYIIASIGWLAVVERIRPLGSDWLGVALCVVGASIILFGPRFSAS from the coding sequence ATGCTCAATTACCTGTGGTTTTTCCTCGCCGCGCTGTTCGAAATTGCCGGTTGCTTCGCTTTCTGGATGTGGCTGCGCCAAGGTAAAAGCATGTGGTGGGTGCTGCCAGCGCTCCTCAGCCTGACCCTGTTTGCCCTGCTGCTGACCCGTATCGAAGCGAACTACGCCGGCCGCGCCTACGCCGCTTATGGTGGCATCTACATCATTGCGTCAATTGGCTGGCTGGCCGTGGTCGAGCGGATTCGTCCGCTGGGGTCGGACTGGCTCGGCGTGGCGCTGTGTGTGGTCGGCGCGAGCATCATCCTGTTCGGGCCGCGATTCTCCGCGTCCTGA
- the csrA gene encoding carbon storage regulator CsrA encodes MLVLTRVVGENISIGDNITVRVLAINGNNVRFGVEAPQEVNVHRCEIYERIQKKLAKTKGR; translated from the coding sequence ATGCTCGTACTCACTCGCGTTGTGGGCGAAAACATTTCCATCGGTGACAACATTACCGTGCGGGTTCTCGCGATCAACGGAAACAACGTTCGCTTTGGCGTCGAAGCGCCTCAGGAAGTGAATGTGCACCGCTGCGAAATCTACGAACGCATCCAGAAAAAACTGGCGAAAACCAAGGGACGCTGA
- a CDS encoding DUF1592 domain-containing protein, which translates to MNKSVGVLRMLWLACLVVLAVLTRTAESAPSPRSCTAPAYEKDTPYEQGQQVQHAGQQFECWKDDEAPLGVGSWQWCRQPSYEPLLPTNHWKDAWKELGECGGFEGNRLTLSFSTLSGKAPLKPAVPGVARADQMLTGTLRCKAEEISISAKASETIHLDNLKACDYQLVMNSADGYIPLNTPRIVTFKEAQGAEQAVTVKYRPPVDVSKLSGLPGIKIELFAQGLIQPRQMAMGKNVLYVGSSAIPSYVYDGKIGDMIYALPLDGAGKPTGIHVIASGLEEPHGVAYRNGDLYYSTTGGLYRLRNADDHYKDPKPELVLKFPADDNLFPLPPLSSGSNTRIWHMKHPLRFNPLDPLDKWVYTAVGIPCNLCMIPADKRYGTVLRYSLETGASEILATGVRNSVGFDWNPKDGKIWFSDNNRQGFPNPDEVNFIRSPGLHFGVPYRFGKDTPGFTQEEYQNPGVIQPPLVPGAIVSDKSLEQINPADYVPAAFESGTNTAPLGVKFWSGYPAAADTQHLLVAVHGAGSTTRPGMDIQMLTIQGGTRVVNQIPLINGFVQDPDRFDVYCLDNSCIGRPVEFLELADGSLLISDDVAGVIYRVRYDATGLPQTELTLRPMLAPPGLEDEMISGFLIAPDGNSRLVQMSWNPSDNESALVLKGLPYGEYQLRLNDVKNWIPEVRNTSFTLSETNKTHTIIQRYRERPIKVEVKITIQAPAKPASVTDGQWHITLVNEAQSNAQPQVMNIPWGGTTTLILDYGKYKVIYPFYSKEKPEPELETVVIDESSQDRQLPVITYQHVERLGEAVLAGACTKCHAVEYFNSASKALLWSVAGRDALVRQIKTMPVSGHCDTTCATEISNHLFDVVWKPYLDQGESYGARQLRLLTPSEYAVTVWDILGVEVNPEKLPADKSEKDFKYPGEANMGVLQAEDVKLFYDMALSVAEKVSPSRLRTLATSRTGIDLVTSLGYQLFRRPLTDAERLRYQKILDEQGAPAVVTALMMSPIFLYRSELGAATALANNVYELTPFEVATALSYAFEGTTPDVELLAKAQRNELRTSQQISAEVERMMQTDRGIEQFNRFVSYYVKTARGVQEKPGLSKHMIELMAQEQYLLSKNMLLNSGTLSELFNPGYTYLNQDLAAHYGIGGVTGSTMQKVVVDEKRGGLLHLGLTQAATSDLVSTSLVKRGIMVREQMFCREFGAPVEAQPEGPKLPTRAITTREYWDLVNGEHASNGRCWQCHQFMNDTGAASQNYDAAGRYRTLENAYNYDLYPQIMPIDASGPFITSTGTEHINDVRDIARIIPRHPASQFCMADSYFRFVFGTKSDASTSGTVKALADGLKTSGSLAEMLRTLGTSKAFIYKTERN; encoded by the coding sequence ATGAACAAGTCTGTCGGTGTGCTTCGTATGCTGTGGCTCGCGTGTCTGGTGGTGCTAGCGGTATTGACCAGAACAGCAGAGTCAGCTCCCTCACCTCGGTCCTGTACCGCACCCGCTTATGAGAAGGACACGCCCTATGAACAAGGGCAACAGGTACAGCACGCCGGCCAGCAGTTTGAATGCTGGAAAGATGACGAGGCACCGCTGGGTGTCGGCAGTTGGCAATGGTGCCGGCAACCGTCCTACGAGCCACTCCTTCCAACCAACCACTGGAAAGACGCCTGGAAGGAGCTCGGTGAATGCGGCGGCTTCGAGGGCAATCGGCTAACGCTGAGCTTTTCCACCCTTAGCGGCAAAGCACCGCTGAAACCGGCGGTGCCCGGTGTCGCTCGCGCTGATCAGATGCTCACCGGGACTTTGCGCTGCAAGGCCGAAGAGATTTCCATCAGCGCGAAGGCCAGCGAAACGATCCACCTCGATAATCTGAAAGCCTGCGACTACCAATTGGTGATGAACAGCGCTGATGGATACATCCCGCTGAACACGCCACGCATTGTCACGTTCAAAGAGGCGCAAGGGGCAGAGCAAGCCGTGACGGTGAAGTATCGTCCACCGGTGGATGTGAGCAAGCTCAGTGGTTTGCCGGGGATAAAGATCGAGCTGTTTGCCCAGGGTCTTATTCAACCCAGGCAGATGGCCATGGGCAAGAACGTATTGTATGTCGGCTCCAGTGCAATCCCTTCGTACGTCTATGACGGAAAAATCGGCGACATGATCTACGCACTGCCGCTGGATGGGGCCGGTAAACCGACGGGCATTCATGTCATTGCCAGCGGCCTGGAAGAGCCTCATGGCGTGGCGTATCGCAACGGTGATCTGTATTACTCGACCACGGGTGGTCTGTATCGCTTGCGTAACGCGGACGATCATTACAAAGACCCAAAACCCGAACTGGTTTTAAAATTTCCGGCAGACGACAACTTGTTTCCCTTGCCCCCTCTGTCGTCCGGTTCGAACACTCGCATCTGGCACATGAAACACCCCTTGCGCTTCAATCCACTGGATCCATTAGACAAATGGGTTTATACGGCGGTCGGCATTCCGTGCAACTTGTGCATGATTCCTGCTGACAAGCGCTATGGGACGGTCTTGCGCTACTCCCTGGAAACGGGGGCGTCCGAGATTCTGGCCACGGGGGTGCGTAACTCTGTCGGCTTCGACTGGAACCCCAAGGACGGCAAAATATGGTTCAGTGACAATAATCGCCAAGGCTTCCCCAACCCTGACGAGGTCAACTTTATCCGGAGCCCCGGATTGCATTTCGGCGTGCCTTATCGGTTTGGCAAGGACACGCCCGGATTCACCCAGGAGGAGTACCAGAACCCGGGTGTGATCCAGCCACCGCTGGTGCCCGGGGCCATTGTGTCCGACAAGTCGCTCGAGCAGATCAACCCCGCTGATTATGTGCCGGCAGCGTTTGAGTCGGGTACCAATACGGCGCCGCTCGGGGTCAAGTTCTGGTCAGGTTACCCGGCCGCTGCCGATACCCAGCATTTGCTGGTTGCCGTGCATGGTGCGGGCTCCACCACCCGTCCAGGCATGGACATACAAATGCTGACCATCCAGGGTGGTACCCGAGTGGTCAACCAGATCCCGCTGATCAATGGATTTGTGCAGGACCCGGATCGGTTTGATGTCTATTGCCTGGACAACTCGTGCATTGGGCGCCCCGTCGAGTTTCTTGAGCTGGCGGACGGCAGCCTGTTGATCAGCGACGATGTCGCCGGGGTCATCTATCGCGTGCGCTATGACGCAACCGGGTTGCCACAGACCGAATTGACGTTACGTCCAATGCTGGCACCCCCCGGCCTGGAAGACGAAATGATCAGCGGTTTTCTGATTGCCCCCGATGGCAATAGCCGGCTGGTGCAAATGTCATGGAATCCGTCAGACAATGAGTCCGCGCTGGTTCTCAAGGGGTTGCCGTATGGTGAGTATCAGTTGCGGTTGAATGATGTGAAAAACTGGATTCCCGAGGTGCGCAACACATCCTTCACGCTATCGGAAACCAACAAGACTCATACGATTATCCAGCGTTACCGCGAGCGGCCGATCAAGGTTGAGGTCAAGATTACGATCCAGGCACCGGCTAAACCTGCTTCTGTCACCGATGGCCAATGGCACATCACCCTGGTCAACGAGGCCCAGAGCAATGCTCAGCCACAGGTCATGAACATTCCGTGGGGCGGGACTACGACGCTGATCCTCGACTACGGCAAATACAAGGTTATCTACCCGTTTTACTCGAAGGAAAAGCCGGAGCCGGAACTGGAGACTGTGGTGATTGATGAGTCCAGTCAGGACCGGCAACTACCCGTCATAACTTACCAACATGTCGAGCGCCTGGGCGAAGCGGTCTTGGCGGGGGCCTGTACCAAGTGCCATGCGGTCGAGTACTTCAACAGTGCGAGCAAGGCCTTGCTCTGGAGCGTGGCGGGTCGGGACGCGCTGGTCAGACAAATCAAGACCATGCCGGTTTCAGGGCATTGCGACACAACCTGTGCGACGGAAATCAGTAATCACTTGTTCGACGTCGTCTGGAAACCTTACCTGGATCAGGGCGAATCCTATGGCGCGCGGCAGTTGCGATTGCTGACGCCAAGTGAGTATGCCGTCACCGTCTGGGACATTCTGGGTGTCGAAGTCAATCCCGAGAAGCTGCCGGCCGACAAGTCCGAAAAAGACTTCAAGTACCCAGGGGAAGCGAACATGGGCGTTCTGCAGGCAGAGGACGTCAAACTGTTTTACGACATGGCATTGTCGGTGGCAGAAAAGGTTTCGCCATCGCGGTTGAGAACGCTGGCAACCTCCCGGACAGGCATCGATCTGGTCACCTCACTGGGTTATCAGTTGTTCCGACGGCCTTTGACTGACGCCGAGCGGTTGCGTTACCAGAAAATCCTCGACGAGCAAGGGGCACCGGCTGTAGTCACGGCTCTGATGATGTCGCCGATCTTTCTCTATCGTTCTGAACTGGGGGCGGCGACAGCCTTGGCAAACAACGTGTACGAGTTGACGCCGTTCGAGGTAGCGACTGCGCTCTCTTACGCGTTCGAGGGCACGACGCCGGATGTTGAGCTGCTGGCCAAGGCGCAGCGTAATGAACTGCGGACCTCACAACAGATCTCTGCAGAGGTTGAGCGAATGATGCAAACGGATCGCGGCATCGAGCAGTTCAATCGATTCGTCAGCTACTACGTCAAGACCGCTCGGGGCGTGCAGGAAAAACCGGGGCTGAGCAAACACATGATCGAACTCATGGCCCAGGAGCAGTATTTGCTGAGCAAAAACATGTTGCTGAACTCGGGAACCCTGAGTGAGTTGTTCAACCCTGGTTACACCTATTTGAATCAGGACCTGGCCGCGCATTATGGAATCGGCGGTGTCACGGGCAGCACGATGCAAAAGGTCGTGGTGGACGAAAAACGGGGAGGGTTGTTGCATCTGGGGCTGACTCAAGCTGCCACGTCAGACTTGGTGAGCACTTCATTGGTCAAGCGTGGAATCATGGTGCGTGAGCAGATGTTCTGCCGTGAATTCGGTGCCCCGGTGGAGGCCCAACCTGAAGGCCCTAAGCTTCCAACCCGGGCAATTACCACCCGAGAATACTGGGATCTGGTAAACGGCGAACATGCTTCAAACGGGCGTTGCTGGCAATGCCATCAATTCATGAATGACACCGGGGCAGCGTCACAGAACTACGATGCGGCCGGCCGTTATCGCACCTTGGAAAACGCCTACAACTACGACCTGTATCCACAAATCATGCCGATCGACGCCTCCGGTCCGTTTATCACTTCGACCGGAACCGAACATATCAACGACGTTCGGGATATTGCCCGAATAATTCCACGTCATCCGGCATCTCAGTTCTGCATGGCCGACAGTTACTTCCGGTTTGTATTCGGTACCAAATCCGATGCCTCGACCTCGGGGACCGTGAAAGCGCTTGCCGATGGTTTGAAAACCTCAGGGTCCCTGGCAGAAATGTTGCGAACTCTGGGTACCTCCAAGGCGTTCATCTACAAGACCGAGAGGAACTGA
- a CDS encoding LTA synthase family protein, giving the protein MAIPDALNQQRASSRLLQPTVKSHLAYTLLCALVMMVMFSLLRVALLVYNRSMILDTPASTFLEAFANGLRFDLRLVVYLSIPLLLALFSARAMVARGLFRLWLTIVSSIALFLGLMEMDFYREFHQRLNGLVFQYVKEDPKTVMSMLWYGFPVVRYLLAWAVGTWILSLAFKGADRATRPRGPFSGGSIGTRQIAPWYARIGVFVVCLLICVVAARGTLRQGPPLRWGDVYTTDSNFANQLGLNGTLSLVAAAKSRMSEDRDNIWKATLPQPQAQQVVRDMLVVPADKLVDVDTAAVRRDYTPPADKTLPIKNVVVILMESMAGHSVGALGGPGNITPYLDKLSKEGLLFDRFFSNGTHTHQGMFATMACFPNLPGFEYLMQTPEGSHKLSGLPQLLSARDFDDVYVYNGDFAWDNQSGFFSNQGMTNFIGRNDYVNPVFSDPTWGVSDQDMFDRGLVELKARENGKPFYALLQTLSNHTPYALPTPLPVERVTDRGSLNEHLTAMRYSDWALGQFFEKARKEPYFKETLFVIVGDHGFGNEQQITEMDLGRFNVPMLMIAPGIQEKFGQRDHTVGTQIDIVPTIMGRIGGEVRHQCWGRDLLNLPEGDAGIGVIKPSGSEQTTAILTADQILVLPKDKDMAPKLYRYELGANPRAEIIADAPRTAELKLKLESFLQTATKSLLDNTAGVIDGKPD; this is encoded by the coding sequence ATGGCAATCCCGGACGCCCTGAATCAGCAGCGAGCTTCTAGTCGCCTGCTGCAACCGACCGTCAAATCGCATCTGGCCTACACGCTGTTGTGTGCCCTGGTCATGATGGTCATGTTCAGCCTGCTGCGCGTCGCGCTGCTGGTTTACAACCGCTCGATGATCCTCGACACACCGGCATCGACCTTCCTCGAGGCATTCGCCAACGGTCTGCGTTTCGACCTGCGTCTGGTGGTCTATCTCAGTATTCCGTTGCTGCTGGCATTGTTCAGCGCCCGGGCCATGGTGGCACGCGGACTGTTCCGCCTCTGGCTGACGATCGTTTCCAGCATTGCGCTGTTCCTGGGCCTGATGGAAATGGACTTCTACCGTGAGTTCCACCAGCGCCTCAACGGCCTGGTCTTCCAGTACGTCAAGGAAGATCCGAAGACCGTGATGAGCATGCTCTGGTACGGTTTCCCGGTGGTTCGTTACCTGCTGGCCTGGGCCGTGGGCACCTGGATCCTGAGTCTCGCCTTCAAGGGCGCGGACCGTGCGACCCGCCCTCGTGGCCCTTTCAGTGGCGGCAGCATCGGCACGCGGCAGATTGCCCCGTGGTATGCGCGCATCGGGGTATTCGTGGTGTGCTTGCTGATCTGCGTGGTCGCCGCGCGTGGCACCCTGCGCCAGGGCCCGCCGCTGCGTTGGGGTGACGTCTATACCACCGACTCGAACTTCGCCAACCAGTTGGGCCTCAACGGCACGCTGTCGCTGGTAGCGGCTGCCAAGAGCCGGATGTCCGAGGATCGCGACAATATCTGGAAGGCGACCCTGCCACAGCCACAAGCCCAGCAAGTGGTGCGTGACATGCTGGTAGTGCCGGCCGACAAACTGGTGGATGTCGACACCGCGGCGGTACGTCGCGATTACACGCCGCCAGCCGACAAGACCCTGCCGATCAAGAACGTCGTTGTGATCCTGATGGAAAGCATGGCCGGTCACTCGGTCGGCGCGCTGGGCGGGCCGGGCAACATCACGCCGTACCTCGACAAGCTGTCGAAGGAGGGCTTGCTGTTCGACCGCTTCTTCTCCAACGGCACCCATACCCACCAGGGCATGTTCGCCACCATGGCCTGCTTCCCGAACCTGCCGGGTTTCGAATACCTGATGCAGACCCCGGAAGGCAGCCACAAGCTGTCCGGTTTGCCGCAGTTGCTCAGTGCCCGTGACTTCGACGACGTGTATGTCTACAACGGCGATTTCGCCTGGGACAACCAGTCGGGGTTCTTCAGCAACCAGGGTATGACCAACTTCATCGGCCGTAACGATTACGTGAATCCGGTGTTCTCCGATCCGACCTGGGGCGTGTCTGACCAGGACATGTTCGACCGCGGCCTGGTCGAGCTCAAGGCAAGGGAAAACGGCAAGCCGTTCTATGCCTTGCTGCAAACCCTGTCCAACCACACGCCTTACGCCTTGCCGACGCCATTGCCGGTCGAGCGCGTGACCGATCGTGGCAGCCTGAACGAACACCTGACCGCCATGCGTTACTCGGATTGGGCACTGGGCCAGTTCTTTGAAAAGGCCCGCAAGGAGCCGTACTTCAAGGAAACCCTGTTTGTCATCGTCGGTGACCACGGCTTTGGTAACGAACAGCAGATCACCGAAATGGACCTGGGCCGCTTCAACGTGCCGATGCTGATGATCGCGCCGGGCATCCAGGAAAAGTTCGGCCAGCGTGACCACACGGTGGGCACCCAGATCGACATCGTGCCGACCATCATGGGCCGCATCGGTGGCGAAGTGCGTCATCAGTGCTGGGGGCGCGACCTGCTCAATCTGCCGGAAGGCGACGCCGGCATTGGTGTGATCAAGCCATCGGGCAGTGAGCAGACTACGGCTATCCTCACCGCCGACCAGATTCTGGTCCTGCCGAAAGACAAAGACATGGCGCCGAAGTTGTATCGGTATGAATTGGGTGCCAATCCTCGCGCCGAAATCATTGCTGATGCGCCGCGTACCGCCGAGTTGAAACTCAAGCTCGAATCGTTCCTGCAAACGGCGACCAAGAGCCTGCTGGACAATACTGCCGGTGTGATTGACGGCAAGCCGGACTAA
- a CDS encoding SDR family oxidoreductase gives MQNRMMITGAGSGLGREIALRWAREGWQLALSDVSEPGLQETLKLVREAGGDGFIQRCDVRDYSQLTAFAQACEVKLGGIDVIVNNAGVASGGFFSELSLEDWDWQIAINLMGVVKGCKAFLPLLEKSKGKIINIASMAALMQGPAMSNYNVAKAGVVALSESLLIELAHQEVGVHVVCPSFFQTNLLDSFRGPTPAMKAQVGKLLESSPISAADIADYIYRQVAAGEFMILPHEQGRMAWAIKQKNPQLLYNEMTAMADKMRAKARQSAS, from the coding sequence ATGCAAAATCGCATGATGATCACTGGTGCAGGCTCTGGTCTGGGTCGCGAAATCGCGCTGCGCTGGGCGCGTGAAGGCTGGCAACTGGCTTTGTCGGATGTCAGCGAGCCCGGCTTGCAGGAAACCCTCAAGCTGGTCCGTGAAGCCGGTGGCGATGGTTTTATCCAGCGCTGCGACGTACGCGATTACAGTCAGTTGACGGCGTTCGCCCAGGCCTGCGAAGTCAAGCTCGGCGGTATCGATGTCATCGTCAACAACGCCGGCGTGGCGTCTGGCGGGTTCTTCAGTGAGTTGTCGCTGGAGGACTGGGACTGGCAGATCGCGATCAACCTGATGGGTGTGGTCAAGGGCTGCAAGGCTTTCCTGCCATTGCTGGAAAAAAGCAAAGGCAAGATCATCAACATCGCGTCCATGGCCGCGCTGATGCAAGGCCCGGCGATGAGCAACTACAACGTGGCCAAGGCGGGCGTGGTGGCGCTGTCCGAAAGCCTGCTGATCGAACTGGCGCATCAGGAAGTCGGCGTGCATGTGGTGTGTCCGTCGTTCTTCCAGACCAACCTGCTGGATTCCTTCCGCGGCCCGACCCCGGCGATGAAAGCCCAGGTCGGCAAGTTGCTGGAGAGCTCGCCGATCAGCGCCGCCGACATCGCCGACTACATCTACCGGCAGGTCGCCGCTGGCGAGTTCATGATCCTGCCCCACGAACAGGGCCGCATGGCCTGGGCGATCAAGCAGAAGAACCCGCAATTGCTCTACAACGAAATGACCGCCATGGCCGACAAAATGCGCGCCAAGGCCAGGCAGTCCGCAAGCTGA
- a CDS encoding DUF3309 family protein produces MGTILIIILILLLIGGLPVFPHSRSWGYGPSGIIGVVLVVLLILLLLGRI; encoded by the coding sequence ATGGGCACAATACTGATCATCATTCTGATCCTGTTACTGATCGGTGGTTTACCGGTCTTCCCGCACTCCAGAAGTTGGGGTTATGGCCCGTCCGGAATCATCGGCGTCGTATTGGTGGTGCTATTGATCCTGCTCTTGCTCGGCAGGATATGA
- a CDS encoding osmoprotectant NAGGN system M42 family peptidase has product MTSKIPEPDLAYLQKVLLEMLAIPSPTGFTDTIVRYVAERLEELGIPFEMTRRGTIRATLKGRKNSPDRAVSAHLDTIGAAVRAVKDNGRLTLAPVGCWSSRFAEGSRVSLFTDNGVIRGSVLPLMASGHAFNTAVDEMPISWDHIELRLDAYCATRADCESLGICVGDFVAFDPLPEFTESGHISARHLDDKAGVAALLAALKAIVDSGEDLMIDCHPLFTITEETGSGAAAALPWDVSEFVGIDIAPVAPGQHSSEHAVSIAMQDSGGPYDYHLSRHLLRLASDNELPARRDLFRYYFSDAHSAVTAGHDIRTALLAFGCDATHGYERTHIDSLAALSRLLGAYILSPPVFASDAQPATGSLDRFSHQLEHDTQMESDTRVPSVDSLVGQRSEN; this is encoded by the coding sequence ATGACCAGCAAAATCCCCGAGCCAGACCTCGCTTACCTGCAAAAAGTGCTGCTGGAAATGCTCGCCATTCCCAGCCCCACCGGGTTCACCGACACCATCGTGCGCTACGTCGCCGAGCGCCTCGAAGAACTCGGCATTCCCTTCGAAATGACCCGTCGCGGCACCATCCGCGCCACGCTCAAGGGCAGGAAGAACAGCCCCGACCGCGCCGTCTCCGCCCACCTGGACACCATCGGCGCGGCGGTGCGTGCGGTGAAGGACAACGGCCGCCTGACCCTTGCGCCAGTCGGTTGCTGGTCCAGCCGCTTTGCCGAAGGCAGTCGGGTCAGCCTGTTCACCGACAACGGCGTGATCCGCGGCAGCGTCTTGCCGCTGATGGCGTCCGGACACGCGTTCAATACCGCCGTGGATGAGATGCCGATCAGTTGGGATCACATCGAATTGCGCCTGGACGCCTACTGCGCCACCCGTGCCGACTGTGAGTCGCTGGGCATCTGCGTCGGCGATTTCGTCGCCTTCGACCCGCTGCCGGAGTTCACCGAAAGCGGCCACATCAGCGCTCGTCACCTTGATGACAAGGCTGGGGTAGCCGCGCTGCTGGCGGCGCTCAAGGCCATCGTCGACAGTGGCGAAGACCTGATGATCGACTGCCATCCGCTGTTCACCATCACCGAGGAAACCGGCAGCGGCGCAGCGGCAGCGTTGCCCTGGGACGTCAGTGAATTCGTCGGCATCGACATCGCACCGGTCGCGCCCGGCCAACACTCCAGCGAGCATGCGGTGAGCATCGCGATGCAGGATTCCGGCGGGCCGTATGACTATCACCTGTCGCGCCACCTCCTGCGCCTGGCGAGCGACAACGAGTTGCCGGCACGCCGCGACCTGTTCCGCTACTATTTCAGCGACGCCCATTCGGCGGTGACCGCCGGCCACGACATTCGCACCGCCCTGCTCGCCTTCGGCTGCGACGCCACCCATGGCTACGAACGCACCCACATCGACAGCCTCGCCGCCCTGAGCCGTCTGCTCGGTGCGTACATCCTCAGCCCGCCGGTGTTTGCCAGCGATGCACAACCGGCCACGGGCTCTCTGGACCGCTTCAGTCATCAACTCGAACATGACACACAGATGGAAAGCGATACGCGGGTGCCTTCGGTGGACAGCCTGGTGGGGCAGCGGTCGGAGAACTGA